One Pseudomonas brassicacearum genomic region harbors:
- a CDS encoding alpha/beta hydrolase, translating into MMLRVLALSLTLFTGLLSGVVQATVLQRPISLDTGSGELFGSLLLPKSDTPVPVVLIISGSGPTDRDGNNPDGGRNDSLKRLAWVLAKHNIASVRYDKRGVAASLAATPDERNLSVEAYVADAVAWSHKLAADPRLGPLVILGHSEGALIASLAAPQANAAAVISVSGSARPIDQVLRQQLSNRLPPPLMLRSNELLDSLKAGRLDENVPAPLQVIFRPSVQPYLISLFRQDPAQAFAALKMPALIIQGSHDIQVSIDDARQLKAAKPDAELALIEGMNHVMRIVPNDVKRQLASYKDPNLPLAAELGAHILSFIGALAAH; encoded by the coding sequence ATGATGTTAAGAGTGCTTGCCTTGAGTCTTACCCTGTTCACTGGTCTGCTTTCCGGCGTGGTCCAGGCCACCGTCTTGCAACGCCCCATCAGCCTCGATACGGGCAGCGGTGAGCTTTTCGGCTCGCTGTTGCTGCCCAAGTCCGACACACCGGTGCCGGTTGTCCTGATCATTTCCGGGTCCGGTCCTACGGATCGCGACGGAAACAACCCCGACGGTGGGCGCAACGACAGCCTCAAGCGCCTGGCTTGGGTGCTGGCCAAGCACAACATCGCCAGCGTGCGTTATGACAAGCGCGGAGTGGCCGCCAGCCTTGCGGCGACCCCGGACGAACGCAACCTGAGCGTCGAAGCCTACGTGGCGGACGCTGTGGCCTGGAGCCACAAGCTCGCCGCCGACCCGCGGCTGGGCCCCCTGGTCATCCTGGGGCACAGCGAAGGCGCGTTGATCGCCAGCCTCGCCGCCCCGCAGGCCAACGCCGCCGCAGTGATTTCGGTGTCCGGCAGCGCCCGGCCAATCGATCAGGTCCTGCGTCAACAGTTGAGCAACCGCCTGCCACCGCCGCTGATGTTGCGCAGCAATGAGCTGCTCGACAGCCTCAAGGCCGGGCGGCTCGACGAGAATGTGCCAGCGCCACTGCAAGTCATTTTCCGTCCCAGCGTGCAGCCTTACCTGATCTCGTTGTTCCGCCAGGACCCGGCCCAGGCGTTCGCGGCGCTGAAGATGCCGGCCTTGATCATCCAGGGCAGCCATGACATCCAGGTCAGTATCGATGACGCCAGGCAATTGAAAGCCGCCAAGCCCGATGCCGAACTGGCGCTGATCGAAGGCATGAACCACGTCATGCGCATCGTGCCCAACGACGTGAAACGGCAATTGGCCTCCTACAAGGATCCCAACCTGCCCCTGGCCGCCGAACTCGGCGCGCATATCCTGAGTTTTATTGGCGCGTTAGCCGCCCATTAA
- the aroC gene encoding chorismate synthase, whose protein sequence is MSGNTYGKLFSVTTAGESHGPALVAIVDGCPPGLEISLDDLQRDLDRRKPGTSRHTTQRQEADEVEILSGVFEGRTTGCAIGLLIRNTDQKSKDYSAIKDLFRPAHADYTYHHKYGERDYRGGGRSSARETAMRVAAGAIAKKYLASQGIVIRGYMSQLGPIEIPFKTWDSVEQNAFFCPDPDKVPELEAYMDQLRRDQDSVGAKITVVAEGVMPGLGEPIFDRLDAELAHALMSINAVKGVEIGAGFACVAQRGTEHRDELTPQGFLSNNAGGILGGISSGQPIVAHLALKPTSSITTPGRSIDVHGNPVEVITKGRHDPCVGIRATPIAEAMMAIVLMDHLLRHRGQNADVRVSTPVLGQL, encoded by the coding sequence ATGTCCGGCAATACCTACGGCAAGCTGTTCAGCGTTACCACCGCAGGCGAAAGCCATGGCCCGGCGTTGGTCGCCATTGTCGACGGCTGCCCGCCCGGCCTGGAGATTTCCCTGGACGATCTGCAGCGTGACCTGGACCGCCGCAAGCCCGGCACCAGCCGCCACACCACCCAGCGCCAGGAAGCCGATGAAGTCGAAATCCTTTCCGGCGTGTTCGAAGGGCGCACCACTGGCTGCGCCATTGGCCTGCTGATCCGCAACACCGACCAGAAGTCCAAGGACTACTCGGCCATCAAGGACCTGTTCCGCCCGGCCCACGCCGACTACACCTACCACCACAAATACGGTGAACGCGACTACCGTGGCGGCGGTCGCAGTTCGGCCCGGGAAACCGCCATGCGCGTGGCGGCCGGGGCGATTGCGAAGAAGTACCTGGCCAGCCAGGGCATCGTGATTCGTGGCTACATGAGTCAGTTGGGGCCCATCGAAATCCCGTTCAAGACCTGGGATTCGGTGGAGCAGAACGCCTTTTTCTGCCCCGATCCAGACAAGGTGCCGGAGCTCGAGGCCTACATGGACCAACTGCGCCGTGACCAGGATTCGGTCGGCGCGAAGATCACCGTGGTGGCCGAAGGCGTGATGCCGGGCCTGGGCGAGCCGATCTTCGACCGCCTCGATGCCGAGCTGGCCCACGCGCTGATGAGCATCAACGCCGTGAAGGGCGTGGAGATCGGCGCCGGTTTTGCCTGTGTCGCCCAACGCGGCACCGAACACCGCGACGAACTGACCCCGCAAGGTTTCCTGAGCAATAACGCCGGCGGCATCCTCGGCGGTATTTCTTCGGGCCAGCCGATCGTGGCGCACCTGGCCTTGAAGCCAACGTCCAGCATCACCACGCCGGGCCGTTCCATCGATGTCCATGGCAACCCGGTGGAGGTCATCACCAAGGGCCGTCATGATCCATGCGTCGGCATCCGGGCCACGCCCATCGCCGAGGCGATGATGGCGATCGTGCTGATGGATCACCTGTTGCGTCATCGCGGCCAGAACGCCGACGTGCGGGTCAGCACCCCGGTGCTGGGCCAGCTTTGA
- a CDS encoding MFS transporter: MAALPYWRLSSFYLFYFALLGSTAPFLALYFDHLGFNAARIGELVAIPMLMRCVAPNIWGWLGDYTGQRLAIVRFGAICTLLTFSLIFIDKSYAWLAMVMALHAFFWHAVLPQFEVITLAHLSGQTSRYSQIRLWGSIGFIITVVLLGRLFEWLSLDIYPLALVLIMAGIVFASFWVPNAQPVQGPRVAGDGFLRQLRNPGVLAFYTCVGLMQVSHGPYYTFLTLHLEHLGYSRGLIGLLWAVGVVAEVLIFLLMSRILARFSVRRVLLVSFLLAALRWLLLGSLAEFLWVLLFAQVLHAATFGSFHAAAIHFVQRSFGPRQQGQGQALYAALAGTGGALGALYSGYSWNALGATWTFSIASLAAFAAAVIIATRMQEDRP; the protein is encoded by the coding sequence ATGGCGGCATTGCCGTACTGGCGGCTCTCCAGTTTCTACCTGTTCTATTTCGCGCTGCTCGGTTCGACGGCGCCGTTCCTGGCGCTGTATTTCGATCACCTGGGGTTCAACGCGGCGCGCATCGGCGAGCTGGTGGCGATTCCCATGCTGATGCGCTGCGTGGCGCCGAACATCTGGGGCTGGCTGGGGGATTACACCGGCCAGCGCCTGGCGATCGTGCGGTTTGGTGCGATCTGCACGCTGTTGACCTTCTCGCTGATCTTCATCGATAAAAGCTACGCCTGGCTGGCGATGGTCATGGCGCTGCACGCGTTCTTCTGGCACGCGGTGCTGCCGCAGTTCGAAGTCATCACCCTGGCCCACTTGAGCGGGCAAACCTCGCGCTACAGCCAGATCCGCTTGTGGGGCTCTATTGGCTTTATCATCACCGTGGTGTTGCTGGGCCGACTGTTCGAATGGCTGAGCCTGGACATTTATCCGCTGGCGTTGGTGCTGATCATGGCCGGGATCGTGTTCGCCAGTTTCTGGGTGCCCAACGCCCAGCCAGTGCAGGGGCCACGGGTGGCGGGGGACGGCTTTTTGCGGCAACTGCGCAACCCTGGCGTGCTGGCGTTCTACACGTGCGTGGGGCTGATGCAGGTGAGCCATGGGCCGTATTACACCTTCCTGACGTTGCACCTCGAGCACCTGGGCTACAGCCGTGGTTTGATCGGGCTGCTCTGGGCCGTCGGCGTGGTGGCCGAAGTGTTGATCTTCCTGCTGATGAGTCGGATCCTCGCGCGGTTTTCCGTGCGCCGGGTACTGCTGGTGAGTTTCCTGCTGGCGGCGTTGCGCTGGCTGCTGCTGGGATCATTGGCTGAATTTCTCTGGGTGCTGCTGTTTGCCCAGGTGTTGCACGCGGCGACCTTCGGCAGCTTTCACGCCGCTGCCATTCATTTCGTGCAACGTAGCTTCGGTCCCCGTCAGCAAGGCCAGGGCCAGGCGCTGTACGCGGCGCTGGCCGGCACGGGCGGGGCCTTGGGTGCGTTGTATTCCGGCTACAGCTGGAATGCCCTGGGCGCCACTTGGACGTTCAGCATCGCCAGCCTCGCAGCCTTCGCTGCAGCCGTTATCATTGCCACACGTATGCAAGAGGACAGGCCATGA
- a CDS encoding sulfate ABC transporter substrate-binding protein, with product MKNFFGASLLAAGLAFGSLAQAAPTLLNVSYDVMRDFYKDYNAAFQKHWQAEHNENITVQMSFGGSSKQARSVIDGLPADVITMNMATDINALADNGKLVPENWVTRLPNNSAPFTSATVFIVRKGNPKALKDWPDLLKDGVQVIVPNPKTSGNGRYTYLSAWGYVLKNGGDETKAKAFVGKLFKQAPVLDTGGRAATTTFMTNQIGDVLVTFENEAEMIAREFGRDQFEVVYPSVSAEAEPPVSVVDKVVEKKGSREAAEAYLKYLWSPEGQEIAAANYLRPRDPAVLAKYTDRFPKVDFLSVEKTFGDWRTVQKTHFNDGGIFDQIYSGQ from the coding sequence GTGAAGAACTTCTTTGGCGCCTCACTTCTCGCCGCAGGCCTGGCCTTCGGCAGCCTGGCCCAGGCCGCCCCGACCCTGCTCAACGTCTCCTACGACGTGATGCGCGACTTCTACAAAGACTACAACGCGGCCTTCCAGAAACATTGGCAGGCTGAACACAACGAAAACATCACCGTGCAGATGTCCTTCGGCGGTTCCAGCAAGCAGGCACGCTCGGTGATCGACGGGTTGCCGGCGGATGTCATCACCATGAACATGGCCACCGACATCAACGCCCTGGCAGACAACGGCAAACTGGTGCCCGAGAACTGGGTCACCCGCCTGCCGAACAACAGCGCACCGTTCACCTCGGCCACGGTGTTCATCGTGCGCAAGGGCAACCCCAAGGCGCTGAAAGACTGGCCCGACCTGCTCAAGGACGGCGTGCAAGTGATCGTGCCCAACCCGAAAACCTCCGGCAACGGCCGCTACACCTACCTGTCGGCCTGGGGTTATGTGCTGAAGAACGGCGGTGACGAAACCAAGGCCAAGGCCTTCGTCGGCAAGCTGTTCAAGCAGGCGCCCGTGCTGGACACCGGTGGCCGCGCCGCAACGACCACCTTCATGACCAACCAGATCGGCGATGTGCTGGTGACCTTTGAAAACGAAGCCGAGATGATCGCCCGCGAGTTCGGCCGGGACCAGTTCGAAGTGGTCTACCCGAGCGTCTCCGCCGAAGCCGAGCCACCGGTGAGCGTGGTCGACAAAGTGGTCGAGAAAAAAGGCTCCCGCGAAGCTGCCGAGGCGTACCTCAAATACCTGTGGTCGCCCGAAGGCCAGGAAATCGCCGCCGCCAACTACCTGCGTCCACGGGACCCCGCCGTACTGGCTAAGTACACCGACCGCTTCCCGAAAGTGGATTTCCTCTCAGTGGAAAAGACCTTTGGCGACTGGCGCACGGTGCAGAAGACTCACTTCAATGATGGTGGGATTTTCGACCAGATCTACAGCGGGCAGTAA
- a CDS encoding long-chain-acyl-CoA synthetase, whose amino-acid sequence MSRTPSDVITWSMMLRKLPTLARAVPRIIKGMKLANVQDPAQPCGLGWCFEQATHRNPQGPALLCGDAVWSYAQVNEQANRIAHCLLAQGIGKGDCIAIFIENRPQLLITVLAVAKVGAVSAMLNTSQVGDALVHSLALVAPVAVVVGDERVAAFNDVRGRTALPSARTWWVADQDSADAPPGFVDLFSRSNDYPGDNPASSQQVFFNDLCLYLYTSGTTGLPKAGVFRHGRWMRTSTSFGLIALDMQPDDIVYCTLPLYHATGLCVCWGAAICGASGFAIRRKFSASQFWSDVRRYRATTLGYVGELCRYLVDQPASTEDRHHDVKKMIGNGLRPGAWSAFKTRFGIDHICELYAASDGNIGFTNVLNFDNTVGFSLMGWELVQYDHDSGAPLRNLQGRMQKVPRGEPGLLLARIDDKAPLDGYTDPAKTEKTIYRDAFVLGDRYFNTGDLLRNIGFGHGQFVDRLGDTYRWKGENVSTTEVENVLLQHPQVSEAVAYGVEINGTNGRAGMAAITPAESLAMLDFSELLQFLQCKLPAYAVPLFLRIKVKMDTTGTFKYQKTRLKAEAFDPCVMGDEPVFAWLPGTQTYVRVDRQLATQIQGGQYRY is encoded by the coding sequence ATGAGTCGTACACCCAGCGACGTTATTACCTGGAGCATGATGCTGCGCAAGCTGCCCACCCTTGCCAGAGCCGTTCCCCGGATCATCAAAGGCATGAAGCTCGCCAACGTCCAGGACCCGGCCCAGCCCTGCGGACTGGGTTGGTGTTTCGAGCAGGCCACGCACCGCAATCCACAGGGCCCTGCCTTGCTGTGTGGCGATGCGGTATGGAGTTATGCACAGGTCAACGAGCAGGCCAATCGCATTGCCCACTGCTTGTTGGCGCAGGGCATCGGCAAAGGCGACTGCATCGCGATTTTCATCGAGAACCGTCCACAGTTGTTGATCACCGTGTTGGCGGTGGCGAAGGTCGGCGCGGTCAGCGCCATGCTCAACACCTCGCAGGTGGGCGATGCACTGGTGCACAGCCTGGCGCTGGTGGCGCCGGTCGCCGTGGTGGTGGGGGATGAACGGGTCGCGGCTTTTAACGACGTGCGCGGCCGCACCGCACTGCCGAGCGCTCGAACCTGGTGGGTAGCCGATCAGGACAGCGCCGATGCCCCGCCCGGTTTCGTCGACCTGTTCAGTCGCAGCAACGATTACCCAGGCGATAACCCGGCCAGCAGCCAACAGGTCTTCTTCAATGATCTGTGCCTGTACCTCTACACCTCGGGCACCACCGGGCTGCCCAAGGCCGGGGTATTTCGCCATGGACGCTGGATGCGTACCTCCACCAGTTTTGGCCTGATTGCCCTGGACATGCAGCCCGATGACATCGTGTATTGCACCTTGCCGCTGTACCACGCCACGGGCCTGTGCGTGTGCTGGGGCGCGGCGATCTGTGGCGCATCGGGATTTGCGATCCGGCGCAAGTTCAGTGCCAGTCAGTTCTGGAGCGACGTGCGCCGATACCGGGCGACCACTCTGGGTTATGTCGGTGAGTTGTGCCGGTATCTGGTCGACCAGCCCGCCAGCACCGAAGACCGCCACCATGACGTGAAGAAGATGATCGGCAACGGCCTGCGTCCGGGGGCCTGGTCGGCGTTCAAGACACGCTTCGGCATCGACCACATCTGCGAGCTGTACGCAGCCAGCGACGGCAATATCGGTTTCACCAACGTCCTGAATTTCGACAACACCGTCGGGTTTTCCCTGATGGGCTGGGAACTGGTGCAGTACGACCATGACAGCGGAGCGCCGCTGCGCAACCTGCAAGGGCGGATGCAGAAAGTGCCGAGGGGGGAACCGGGCCTGCTGTTGGCGCGGATCGACGACAAGGCGCCGCTGGACGGCTATACCGATCCGGCCAAGACCGAAAAAACCATCTATCGGGATGCCTTCGTCCTGGGCGACCGCTATTTCAACACCGGTGACCTGTTGCGCAATATAGGTTTTGGCCATGGGCAGTTCGTCGACCGCCTCGGCGACACTTACCGCTGGAAGGGCGAGAACGTTTCCACCACGGAAGTCGAGAACGTGCTGCTGCAACACCCGCAGGTGTCCGAGGCGGTGGCCTATGGCGTGGAAATCAATGGCACCAACGGCCGCGCCGGCATGGCGGCGATCACCCCGGCGGAATCCCTGGCGATGCTGGATTTCAGTGAGCTGTTGCAGTTCCTGCAATGCAAACTGCCGGCCTATGCGGTGCCGCTGTTCCTGCGCATCAAAGTGAAAATGGACACCACCGGCACCTTCAAATATCAGAAAACCCGCCTCAAGGCCGAAGCCTTCGATCCCTGCGTCATGGGTGATGAGCCGGTCTTCGCCTGGCTACCGGGCACTCAGACCTACGTGCGGGTCGACCGGCAACTGGCGACGCAGATCCAGGGCGGGCAATACCGCTATTGA
- a CDS encoding methylthioribulose 1-phosphate dehydratase: MSLTREQLAREIIDAGRFLYGRGWSPATSSNYSTRLAPDQALLTVSGKHKGQLGLDDVLATDLDGNSLEPGKKPSAETLLHTQLYRWRPQIGAVLHTHSVNATVLSRLTAEAFIDFEDYELQKAFSGISTHESRVRVPIFDNDQDIARLAAKVQPWLEAHPDCVGYLIRGHGLYTWGPGMNDALRQIEAFEFLFECELKTRALLNR; the protein is encoded by the coding sequence ATGAGCCTTACCCGTGAACAGCTCGCCCGGGAAATCATCGACGCCGGGCGTTTTTTGTATGGCCGCGGCTGGTCCCCGGCCACCAGCAGCAACTATTCGACCCGGCTTGCCCCTGACCAGGCCTTGCTGACTGTGTCCGGCAAGCACAAGGGGCAACTGGGCCTGGACGATGTGCTGGCCACCGACCTGGACGGCAACAGCCTGGAACCGGGCAAGAAACCGTCCGCCGAAACCCTGCTGCATACCCAGCTGTATCGCTGGCGGCCGCAGATCGGTGCCGTGCTGCACACCCATTCGGTGAATGCCACGGTGTTGTCGCGCCTGACCGCCGAAGCCTTCATCGACTTCGAAGACTATGAACTGCAAAAGGCCTTCAGCGGTATTTCGACTCACGAATCCCGGGTCCGCGTGCCGATTTTCGACAATGACCAGGACATCGCCCGCTTGGCCGCCAAAGTGCAGCCCTGGCTCGAGGCACACCCCGATTGCGTCGGCTACCTTATTCGCGGTCACGGCCTGTATACCTGGGGGCCGGGCATGAACGATGCACTGCGCCAGATCGAAGCGTTCGAGTTCCTGTTCGAGTGCGAACTTAAGACCCGCGCACTCCTGAACCGTTAA
- a CDS encoding PLDc N-terminal domain-containing protein: MGSTFNGLIGLIILALDIWAIINVLKSGAETGMKILWVLLIILLPVLGLIIWAIAGPRGNVRI, translated from the coding sequence ATGGGTTCTACCTTCAACGGCCTGATCGGCCTGATCATCCTGGCGCTCGATATCTGGGCGATCATCAATGTGCTCAAGAGCGGCGCTGAAACCGGGATGAAAATCCTGTGGGTGCTGCTGATCATTCTGTTGCCAGTGTTGGGCCTGATCATCTGGGCGATTGCCGGGCCGCGAGGCAATGTGCGGATTTGA
- a CDS encoding 1,2-dihydroxy-3-keto-5-methylthiopentene dioxygenase codes for MSSLSVYHVSSPDIPNKVLTHFEDIASTLAEKGVHFDRWEAAAKIQPGASQDEVIAAYQSQIDRLMTERGYVTVDVISLNSDHPQKAELRAKFLDEHRHGEDEVRFFVAGRGLFTLHLDDYVYAVLCEKNDLISVPAGTPHWFDMGEHPHFVAIRLFNNPEGWVAKFTGDDIASRFPRLED; via the coding sequence ATGAGCAGCCTGTCCGTCTACCACGTCTCAAGCCCTGACATCCCGAACAAGGTGCTGACCCATTTCGAAGACATCGCCTCGACCCTGGCCGAAAAAGGCGTGCATTTCGACCGTTGGGAGGCTGCGGCGAAAATCCAGCCCGGCGCCAGCCAGGACGAGGTCATCGCCGCCTACCAGAGCCAGATCGACCGCTTGATGACCGAGCGCGGCTATGTCACGGTCGATGTCATCAGCCTCAACAGCGATCACCCGCAAAAAGCCGAGCTGCGCGCCAAGTTCCTCGACGAGCACCGCCATGGTGAAGACGAAGTGCGATTTTTCGTCGCCGGTCGCGGCCTGTTTACCCTGCACCTCGACGATTACGTCTACGCCGTGCTGTGCGAAAAGAATGACCTGATCTCGGTGCCCGCCGGCACGCCCCACTGGTTCGACATGGGCGAGCATCCGCATTTCGTGGCCATCCGCCTGTTCAACAACCCGGAAGGCTGGGTCGCGAAGTTCACCGGCGATGACATCGCCAGCCGCTTCCCGCGCCTGGAGGATTGA
- the mtnC gene encoding acireductone synthase, producing the protein MPIKAILTDIEGTTSAVSFVFDVLFPYAARHLPDFVRQNAERADVAEQLAAVRQDSGEPDADVERTIAILLGWIAEDRKATPLKALQGMVWEQGYQAGTLKGHVYPDAVQALQRWHQEGFRLFVYSSGSIQAQKLIFGCSEAGDLSPLFSGYFDTTSGPKRDVQSYQRISEAVGVAAGEMLFLSDIVQELDAARDAGMATCGLAREGGELAGHVTVDSFARIDPSSF; encoded by the coding sequence ATGCCGATCAAAGCCATCCTCACCGACATCGAAGGCACCACCAGTGCGGTGAGTTTCGTGTTTGATGTGCTGTTTCCCTATGCCGCCAGGCATTTGCCGGATTTCGTCCGGCAGAACGCCGAACGCGCCGACGTGGCCGAACAACTGGCCGCTGTGCGTCAGGACAGCGGAGAGCCGGACGCGGACGTCGAGCGGACCATCGCGATCCTGTTGGGCTGGATCGCCGAAGACCGCAAGGCCACGCCGCTCAAGGCGTTGCAGGGAATGGTCTGGGAGCAGGGGTATCAGGCCGGAACGTTGAAAGGCCACGTTTACCCGGACGCGGTGCAGGCGCTCCAGCGGTGGCACCAGGAAGGTTTCCGGCTGTTCGTTTATTCCTCGGGCTCGATCCAGGCGCAGAAACTGATTTTCGGTTGTTCCGAGGCCGGCGACCTGTCGCCATTGTTCAGCGGGTACTTTGACACTACGTCGGGGCCCAAGCGGGACGTGCAGTCCTACCAGCGCATCAGCGAGGCGGTGGGCGTTGCAGCAGGGGAGATGCTGTTTCTGTCCGACATCGTCCAAGAGTTGGACGCGGCCCGCGACGCGGGCATGGCAACTTGCGGGCTGGCCCGGGAGGGCGGTGAGTTGGCTGGGCATGTCACTGTGGACAGTTTTGCGCGGATCGATCCTTCCAGCTTTTAA
- a CDS encoding DUF3509 domain-containing protein — MNMIQEKFSSLFSNYEVTTQARPDGGILLTLRNSEGKQLKRSISYAQLHAGDQLSWVISAIRRDLAEQASELPQITLLQSQHRFALPTYHSA, encoded by the coding sequence ATGAACATGATTCAAGAAAAATTTTCGTCCCTGTTTTCCAACTACGAAGTGACCACACAGGCTCGCCCGGATGGCGGCATCCTGCTGACATTGCGCAATAGCGAAGGCAAACAGTTGAAACGCTCGATTTCCTATGCGCAGTTGCACGCCGGGGATCAATTGTCCTGGGTCATCAGCGCCATCCGTCGCGACCTGGCTGAACAGGCCAGCGAACTGCCACAGATCACGCTGCTGCAGAGCCAACATCGTTTTGCTCTGCCGACCTATCACAGCGCCTGA
- a CDS encoding ankyrin repeat domain-containing protein: MSDTSRQMTPEEAAEFAEQVFNVARQGDAAMMAALLSKGLPPNLRNHKGDTLLMLAAYHGHVETVKVLLEHKADPEVRNDNGQSPIAGAAFKGDLAVVTALVEGGAQVEGSSFDGRTALMMAAMFNRVEIVDYLISKGADPKAKDANGVSALDAAKTMGAVDTTAQLEKLLG, from the coding sequence ATGTCCGATACAAGCCGCCAGATGACCCCGGAAGAGGCTGCGGAGTTTGCCGAGCAGGTGTTCAACGTCGCACGCCAGGGCGACGCCGCCATGATGGCCGCCTTGCTGAGCAAAGGCCTGCCGCCGAACCTGCGTAATCACAAGGGCGACACCTTGCTGATGTTGGCCGCGTACCACGGGCATGTGGAGACCGTGAAAGTGCTGCTGGAACACAAGGCCGATCCGGAAGTGCGCAACGACAACGGCCAGAGCCCGATTGCCGGCGCGGCGTTCAAGGGCGACCTGGCGGTGGTCACGGCGTTGGTGGAAGGCGGTGCGCAGGTGGAAGGTTCTTCCTTCGATGGCCGCACCGCGCTGATGATGGCCGCGATGTTCAACCGGGTGGAAATCGTCGATTACCTGATCAGCAAAGGCGCCGACCCGAAAGCCAAGGATGCCAATGGCGTCTCGGCCCTGGATGCGGCCAAGACCATGGGGGCGGTGGATACCACGGCGCAGTTGGAGAAGTTGTTGGGTTGA
- a CDS encoding MFS transporter yields the protein MSAHSAAVPAGTSLTRGMVLLFAFCCGAIVANIYYAQPIIELIAPDVGLSSTMASLIVSLTQIGYALGLFFLVPLGDLLENRRLMILTTVVAIASLLGAAFTDQPNVFLLVSLLVGFSSVSVQVLIPLAAHLAPEASRGRVVGGIMGGLLLGILLARPISSVVADHFGWRAMFMIAAALMAVISIVLALTVPKRQPDHSASYGQLLGSLGTLLRQQPQLRQRAFYQACMFATFSLFWTAVPLELSRNHGLSQTEIALFALVGAIGAIAAPIAGRLADAGHSRVASLLAMVFASLSFLPAFIHPLYSVIGLAVTGVVLDFCVQMNMVLGQRTIYALDAKSRSRLNALYMTSIFVGGAFGSSIASAVYEHGGWLWVVIIGSAFPLLALLRFLSASRKPSLVTA from the coding sequence ATGAGTGCCCATTCCGCTGCCGTGCCCGCCGGCACAAGCCTGACCCGAGGCATGGTCCTGCTGTTCGCCTTCTGCTGCGGCGCCATCGTCGCCAATATCTATTACGCGCAGCCCATCATCGAACTGATCGCACCGGACGTCGGCCTCAGCAGCACCATGGCCAGCCTGATCGTTTCGTTGACCCAGATCGGTTATGCCCTGGGCCTGTTTTTCCTGGTACCGCTGGGTGACTTGCTGGAAAATCGTCGCCTGATGATCCTCACCACCGTGGTGGCGATTGCCAGTCTGCTGGGGGCGGCGTTCACCGATCAACCCAACGTGTTCCTGCTGGTTTCGTTGCTGGTGGGTTTCAGTTCGGTGTCGGTGCAGGTGCTGATTCCCCTGGCTGCGCACCTGGCGCCGGAGGCCTCCCGGGGTCGAGTCGTCGGCGGGATCATGGGCGGCCTGCTGTTGGGGATCCTGCTGGCGCGGCCGATCTCAAGCGTCGTGGCTGATCACTTCGGCTGGCGGGCGATGTTCATGATCGCCGCAGCATTAATGGCCGTGATCAGCATCGTCCTGGCGCTGACCGTACCCAAGCGCCAACCTGACCACAGCGCCTCCTATGGCCAACTGCTGGGCTCGCTCGGCACCCTGCTGCGTCAACAACCGCAGCTGCGTCAACGGGCGTTTTACCAGGCCTGTATGTTCGCCACGTTCAGCCTGTTCTGGACCGCCGTGCCGCTGGAGCTGTCACGCAACCATGGTTTGTCCCAGACTGAAATCGCCCTGTTCGCCCTGGTCGGTGCCATCGGAGCCATCGCCGCGCCCATCGCCGGTCGCCTGGCGGACGCCGGCCATAGCCGGGTGGCCTCGCTGCTGGCCATGGTGTTTGCCAGCCTGAGCTTCCTGCCGGCCTTCATTCACCCGCTCTACAGCGTCATCGGCCTGGCCGTGACCGGCGTGGTCCTGGATTTCTGTGTGCAAATGAACATGGTGCTGGGCCAGCGCACCATTTACGCCCTCGATGCCAAGAGTCGCAGCCGGCTGAACGCGCTGTACATGACCAGCATCTTTGTCGGTGGGGCGTTCGGCTCATCGATTGCCAGCGCGGTGTACGAACACGGCGGCTGGTTGTGGGTGGTGATCATCGGCAGCGCCTTCCCGCTGTTGGCCTTGCTGCGCTTCTTGAGTGCCTCGCGCAAGCCGTCCCTGGTCACGGCCTGA